Proteins from a single region of Verrucosispora sp. NA02020:
- a CDS encoding helix-turn-helix transcriptional regulator: MPRPERPLQPEGGLIAEFAQELRLLREKAGSPKYLQMARRTGRSRTALAEAAGGDHVPSWDTVKAFVEACGDAPETWLPRWERVRDLARESRAAAPASSELPKVPTSSQQVNDFPDDVTILLRLWQEQRNQARQSENQRAVLSALIVAACAAAGVASVVVQPAAIQGFLAAVVVVFGAAGALTCHKYYERHQMHMSEAQHLRQQIDQLRRHLDIERGWADTRRQHAGRYLLVYRLRLHHLWVFVHLVLAVVGVVLLAWVASKR, translated from the coding sequence GTGCCTCGGCCAGAACGTCCGCTGCAACCGGAAGGCGGGCTGATCGCCGAGTTCGCGCAGGAGTTGCGGCTGCTGCGGGAGAAGGCCGGTTCACCGAAGTATCTGCAGATGGCACGACGTACGGGCAGGTCACGTACCGCCCTCGCGGAGGCCGCCGGCGGCGATCATGTACCCAGCTGGGACACGGTAAAGGCGTTTGTTGAGGCCTGTGGCGACGCCCCCGAGACATGGTTGCCACGCTGGGAACGCGTCCGTGATCTCGCCCGCGAGTCGCGCGCCGCCGCACCCGCATCTTCGGAGCTACCGAAGGTTCCCACCTCATCCCAGCAGGTCAACGATTTTCCTGATGACGTGACGATTCTATTGCGGCTGTGGCAGGAGCAGCGCAACCAGGCGCGCCAGAGTGAGAACCAACGTGCAGTGCTCAGCGCGCTGATCGTGGCAGCGTGCGCCGCCGCGGGGGTCGCCAGTGTCGTCGTCCAGCCTGCAGCGATTCAGGGGTTCCTCGCCGCAGTGGTTGTTGTGTTTGGTGCTGCGGGAGCGCTGACCTGCCACAAGTACTACGAGCGACACCAGATGCACATGAGCGAGGCGCAGCACCTCCGTCAGCAGATCGACCAGCTTCGCCGCCACCTCGACATCGAACGCGGCTGGGCAGACACACGCCGCCAACACGCCGGACGGTACCTGCTGGTGTACCGGCTGCGTCTGCACCA